One stretch of Odocoileus virginianus isolate 20LAN1187 ecotype Illinois chromosome 26, Ovbor_1.2, whole genome shotgun sequence DNA includes these proteins:
- the LOC110133462 gene encoding protein SPMIP1: protein MKDLFTSQKQACWQEHIRKETAARVAWNLKHGHKHPEAALPRKRSQKAPFRSVLGAGPSQATSAPDSKEVPAGWPETRGLQGQLSRGVGVQGPAPKVDRGWQAQKPTRGPADQTKPVGSGMRQVPPSTLQLLFQGVSHDGQGRASYLRERYQQKPEEKFLYPIVSSWEYGWHMGEAMKDTKPPTYARFQPITKSFYIKSNIFHVSRRTDQLM from the exons ATGAAGGATCTGTTCACCTCCCAGAAGCAAGCCTGCTGGCAGGAGCACATCCGCAAGGAGACTGCGGCTCGGGTGGCCTGGAACCTCAAGCACGGCCACAAGCACCCAGAGGCAGCCTTGCCCAGGAAGCGGTCTCAGAAGGCCCCCTTCCGGTCGGTCCTGGGAGCGGGGCCATCGCAGGCCACCAGCGCCCCTGACAGCAAGGAGGTACCTGCTGGATGGCCAGAGACCAGGGGGCTCCAGGGTCAGCTGTCCAGGGGAGTGGGTGTCCAGGGCCCTGCGCCCAAGGTAGACAGAGGCTGGCAGGCCCAAAAACCAACTCGGGGGCCTGCAGATCAGACCAAACCCGTGGGCTCAGGGATGAGGCAGGTCCCCCCCAGCACCCTGCAGCTGCTCTTCCAAGGCGTCTCCCACGACGGCCAAGGCCGGGCCTCGTACCTCCGGGAGAGGTATCAGCAGAAGCCCGAGGAGAAGTTTCTGTACCCGATAGTGTCATCCTGGGAGTACGGCTGGCACATGG GGGAAGCCATGAAGGACACCAAGCCTCCAACTTATGCCAGGTTCCAGCCTATCACAAAGAGCTTTTACATCAAAAGTAACATCTTCCATGTCTCACGGCGAACAGACCAGCTGATGTGA